The following coding sequences lie in one Alosa sapidissima isolate fAloSap1 chromosome 15, fAloSap1.pri, whole genome shotgun sequence genomic window:
- the LOC121684623 gene encoding C5a anaphylatoxin chemotactic receptor 1 — protein MEHWNTSLLDYDPSDYNYTDVLTDITGTDVLGINHIISLVCYALVFIIGVPGNALVAYVTAFRMPRSVNALWFLNLALTDLLCCLSLPLLMIPLAQDMHWSMGPLACKLLHGTFFLVMYCSVLQLALISMDRWMLVSWPVWCQNWRRPRYAYWACLGIWILALLGSAPQFAIQEAVEPKLIFGGVSEKVRCIPVLHSMTAAWAITIFRFMMGFALPFMVICVSHWRVYQRASGRRQSRGGRERSARAARVIIAVVLTFFLCWAPVHMLDIVHLALPADHHIHHGHKLALANVLATCLAYVNSCLNPVIYVCMGRGFKEGITRTLRSVLHLASEAPTHSMGGTQNSKSTSANTLDRSV, from the coding sequence ATGGAACATTGGAACACAAGTTTACTTGACTATGACCCCAGTGACTACAATTACACTGATGTTTTGACTGACATCACGGGCACAGATGTCCTTGGTATAAACCACATCATTTCCCTGGTGTGCTACGCCCTGGTGTTCATCATAGGTGTCCCTGGCAACGCCTTGGTGGCCTACGTCACGGCATTCCGCATGCCGCGCTCCGTCAACGCCCTCTGGTTCCTGAACCTGGCCCTGACCGACCTGCTGTGCTGCCTGTCCCTGCCCCTGCTGATGATTCCGCTGGCCCAGGACATGCACTGGTCCATGGGCCCACTGGCCTGCAAGCTGCTGCACGGCACCTTCTTCCTGGTCATGTACTGTAGTGTGCTGCAGCTGGCGCTAATCAGCATGGACCGCTGGATGCTGGTCAGCTGGCCCGTCTGGTGCCAGAACTGGCGCCGGCCACGGTACGCCTACTGGGCATGCCTGGGCATCTGGATTCTGGCGCTGCTGGGCAGTGCCCCACAGTTCGCCATCCAGGAAGCCGTGGAACCGAAGTTGATCTTTGGCGGGGTGTCGGAAAAGGTCAGGTGTATTCCTGTGTTGCACAGCATGACGGCCGCCTGGGCTATAACCATCTTCCGCTTCATGATGGGCTTCGCCCTGCCGTTCATGGTGATCTGTGTGAGCCATTGGCGCGTGTACCAACGGGCGTCGGGGCGCAGGCAAAGCCGCGGAGGGCGCGAGAGGTCGGCACGAGCCGCGCGTGTCATCATCGCCGTGGTGCTGACCTTCTTCCTGTGCTGGGCGCCGGTGCACATGCTGGACATCGTGCACCTGGCCCTGCCAGCTGACCACCACATCCACCACGGCCACAAGCTGGCGTTGGCCAACGTGCTGGCCACCTGCCTGGCCTACGTCAACAGCTGCCTTAACCCCGTCATCTACGTGTGCATGGGCCGGGGCTTCAAGGAGGGAATCACACGCACACTCCGCAGCGTGCTCCACCTGGCCTCCGAGGCGCCCACTCACTCCATGGGAGGGACGCAAAACTCAAAGAGCACCAGTGCGAACACACTGGACAGGAGTGTGTGA